A single Streptomyces mirabilis DNA region contains:
- a CDS encoding SDR family NAD(P)-dependent oxidoreductase gives MDAVSRKTIVITGAGSGFGALSARALARAGHTVYAAMRDTGGRNAARVAEAEAYAAEHAVDLRTVELDVLSQESADAAIATVLAGAGRLDVLVHNAGHMVTGPAEAFTPAELAAVHDTNVLGTQRVNRAALPHLRAQGHGLLLWVGSTSTRGGTPPYLAPYFAAKAAMDALAVSYAAELARFGIETTIVVPGAFTSGTNHFASGGHPSEQTVLPAYEEHYAGLMDQVAGRLAALTPPDADVSLVADAIVDVVDTPYGKRPFRVHVDPADDGSQEVSVVADRVRAEFLTRIGLADLLSPVAQKETA, from the coding sequence ATGGATGCTGTTTCGCGCAAGACGATCGTCATCACGGGGGCCGGATCCGGCTTCGGCGCGCTGTCCGCCCGTGCCCTCGCCCGCGCCGGACACACGGTGTACGCCGCGATGCGGGACACCGGCGGGCGCAACGCGGCCCGGGTCGCGGAGGCCGAGGCGTACGCCGCCGAGCACGCGGTGGACCTCCGTACGGTCGAACTCGACGTCCTCTCCCAGGAGTCGGCGGACGCGGCGATCGCCACGGTGCTGGCGGGGGCCGGCCGGCTGGACGTCCTCGTCCACAACGCCGGGCACATGGTGACCGGCCCGGCGGAGGCCTTCACGCCCGCCGAACTGGCCGCGGTCCACGACACGAACGTGCTGGGCACCCAGCGCGTCAACCGGGCCGCGCTGCCGCACCTGCGGGCCCAGGGCCACGGCCTGCTGCTGTGGGTCGGCTCCACCTCCACGCGCGGCGGCACCCCGCCGTACCTGGCGCCGTACTTCGCCGCCAAGGCCGCGATGGACGCGCTCGCCGTGTCGTACGCCGCCGAGCTGGCCCGCTTCGGCATCGAGACGACGATCGTGGTGCCGGGCGCGTTCACCTCGGGCACGAACCACTTCGCGAGCGGCGGCCACCCCTCCGAACAGACCGTGCTGCCCGCCTACGAGGAGCACTACGCGGGCCTGATGGACCAGGTCGCGGGACGCCTGGCGGCCCTCACGCCGCCCGACGCGGACGTGTCGCTCGTCGCCGACGCCATCGTCGACGTGGTGGACACCCCGTACGGGAAGCGTCCCTTCCGGGTGCACGTAGACCCGGCGGACGACGGTTCGCAGGAGGTCAGCGTGGTCGCGGACCGTGTCCGCGCCGAGTTCCTGACCCGGATCGGCCTGGCGGACCTGCTGTCCCCCGTAGCGCAGAAGGAGACGGCGTGA
- a CDS encoding sigma-70 family RNA polymerase sigma factor, protein MAAEEDTRRTPQPPTGPLTEAQAERMFADMNDVIRAGEEMRRLRAEMIKLFAGLGWTQDRIAHLTGMSQPAVSKQVTKHKGDDPSPPPRLSLDQHDTPWLQGRLWGLAEEISETLHDTAHCTRHLNAVARGKKHFTPQSVDELRRLVEEDLRLHRATLPGGHRHAYDEISRALDLPGPTTANPTESASVRRTLARQIQRANLREDA, encoded by the coding sequence ATGGCAGCCGAAGAGGACACGCGTCGAACCCCCCAGCCCCCGACCGGGCCCCTGACCGAGGCGCAGGCCGAGCGGATGTTCGCCGACATGAACGACGTCATCCGCGCGGGCGAGGAGATGCGCCGGCTACGCGCCGAGATGATCAAACTCTTCGCCGGTCTCGGCTGGACCCAGGACAGGATCGCCCACCTCACCGGCATGAGTCAGCCCGCCGTGTCCAAGCAGGTCACCAAGCACAAGGGGGACGATCCATCACCCCCGCCTCGCCTCTCCCTCGACCAGCACGACACCCCCTGGCTCCAGGGACGCCTCTGGGGCCTCGCCGAGGAGATCTCCGAGACCCTCCACGACACCGCCCACTGCACCCGCCACCTCAACGCCGTCGCCCGGGGAAAGAAGCACTTCACACCCCAGAGCGTCGACGAACTCCGGCGCCTGGTCGAGGAGGACCTGCGGCTGCACCGGGCCACTCTGCCCGGCGGCCACCGGCACGCCTACGACGAGATCAGCCGCGCCCTCGACCTTCCCGGCCCCACGACGGCCAACCCCACCGAATCGGCCTCCGTACGCCGCACCCTGGCCCGCCAGATCCAGCGCGCCAACCTCAGGGAGGATGCCTGA
- a CDS encoding aldehyde dehydrogenase family protein: MTDVRGAGDERRLFIGGSWVEPDDGHYEVIDPATEGVVGMAPEASRRQVHAAAAAAREAFGPWSRTPPEERAALLGRAADIIRRNFLPYADLAQAESGATTGTARGMQVGVGAARFRRYARVEPVEQPLPPQINEAGPFGKAAVMGALAVRQPVGVVTCVTSYNNPWANPAGKIAPALAMGNTVVVKPAPQDPLSVYRMAQVLEAAGVPAGVVNVVSGSRAEVGEAAVDCEDVDMVSFTGSTAVGQRIAEVCGRGMKRQLMELGGKGAAVVFDDADVESAVLGIGTTFSFYSGQICTAPTRVIAQRGVHDRLVEQLAAYAGRLTVGDPREPGTVVGPVISAAHRDRVEAYVELGRKEGARIVTGGTRPPYDRGFYVAPTLLADCTPDMRVVREEIFGPVVVVVPFDDEEEGIALANDSDYGLIDYVWSGDVARAFRVARALRAGGVGVNTVGRNMEAPFGGFKKSGVGRDVGSYALHAYSEVQAIVWPSGN, translated from the coding sequence ACGGGCACTACGAGGTGATCGACCCGGCGACGGAGGGTGTCGTCGGGATGGCGCCGGAGGCCTCGCGGAGGCAGGTGCACGCGGCCGCCGCCGCGGCCCGGGAGGCCTTCGGCCCGTGGTCACGGACGCCCCCCGAGGAGCGCGCGGCGCTCCTCGGCCGGGCGGCGGACATCATCCGGCGCAACTTCCTCCCCTACGCCGATCTCGCCCAGGCCGAGAGCGGTGCCACGACCGGGACCGCGCGCGGGATGCAGGTGGGGGTGGGCGCGGCCCGTTTCCGGCGTTACGCGCGCGTGGAGCCCGTCGAGCAGCCGCTGCCGCCGCAGATCAACGAGGCCGGGCCGTTCGGGAAGGCGGCGGTGATGGGCGCCCTCGCCGTCCGCCAGCCGGTCGGCGTGGTCACCTGCGTCACTTCCTACAACAACCCCTGGGCCAACCCGGCCGGGAAGATCGCCCCCGCCCTGGCCATGGGCAACACGGTGGTCGTGAAGCCCGCCCCGCAGGACCCGCTCTCCGTGTACCGGATGGCTCAGGTCCTGGAGGCGGCGGGCGTACCGGCGGGTGTCGTGAACGTGGTGAGCGGTTCGCGCGCGGAGGTCGGCGAGGCGGCCGTGGACTGCGAGGACGTGGACATGGTCAGCTTCACCGGCTCGACGGCGGTGGGGCAGCGCATCGCCGAGGTGTGCGGGCGGGGGATGAAACGCCAGCTGATGGAGCTGGGCGGGAAGGGCGCGGCGGTCGTCTTCGACGACGCGGACGTCGAGTCGGCGGTGCTCGGCATCGGCACGACGTTCTCCTTCTACAGCGGCCAGATCTGCACGGCGCCGACGAGGGTGATCGCACAGCGGGGTGTCCACGACCGCCTGGTCGAGCAACTGGCCGCGTACGCCGGGCGGTTGACGGTCGGGGATCCGCGGGAGCCCGGGACGGTCGTCGGGCCGGTCATCTCGGCGGCCCACCGGGACCGGGTCGAGGCCTACGTCGAACTCGGCCGCAAGGAGGGCGCGCGGATCGTCACGGGCGGCACGCGCCCCCCGTACGACCGCGGCTTCTACGTCGCCCCGACCCTCCTCGCGGACTGCACCCCCGACATGAGGGTGGTCCGCGAGGAGATCTTCGGGCCCGTCGTCGTGGTCGTGCCCTTCGACGACGAGGAGGAAGGCATCGCCCTCGCCAACGACAGCGACTACGGGCTGATCGACTACGTCTGGTCGGGCGACGTCGCCCGCGCCTTCCGCGTCGCCCGCGCGCTGCGTGCGGGCGGGGTGGGCGTCAACACCGTCGGCCGCAACATGGAGGCGCCGTTCGGCGGCTTCAAGAAGAGCGGGGTGGGGCGGGACGTGGGGTCGTACGCACTGCACGCGTACAGCGAGGTGCAGGCGATCGTGTGGCCGTCGGGGAACTAG
- a CDS encoding SDR family oxidoreductase — MTEHSSTSGTSRRVAVVTGGSRGIGREAAERLAADGYAVVVNYAGNEAEADKTVAAIAEAGGEAIAVRADVADETEVAALFDATESAFGGVDVVVHAAGVMVLAPLVDLDLDTLDRMHRTNIRGTFVVDQQAARRLRAGGALINFSSSVLALAIPGYSAYAATKGAVEAMTLIVARELRGRDVTVNAVAPGPTATALFLDGKDEETIARMAAQPPLERLGTPRDIADVVSFLAGPAGRWVNGQVLRANGGIA, encoded by the coding sequence ATGACCGAGCACTCCAGCACGTCGGGAACGTCCCGCCGAGTGGCCGTCGTCACGGGCGGATCCCGCGGAATCGGCCGGGAGGCCGCCGAGCGCCTCGCGGCCGACGGTTACGCCGTCGTCGTGAACTACGCGGGCAACGAGGCCGAGGCCGACAAGACCGTCGCCGCGATCGCCGAGGCGGGCGGAGAAGCGATCGCCGTCCGCGCCGACGTGGCCGACGAGACCGAGGTGGCCGCCCTCTTCGACGCCACCGAATCCGCCTTCGGCGGGGTGGACGTCGTCGTCCACGCGGCCGGTGTCATGGTTCTCGCGCCCCTGGTCGACCTCGACCTCGACACGCTGGACCGCATGCACCGCACCAACATCCGCGGCACGTTCGTCGTCGACCAGCAGGCGGCACGACGGCTGCGCGCGGGCGGCGCGCTCATCAACTTCTCCAGCTCCGTGCTGGCGCTCGCGATCCCCGGGTACAGCGCGTACGCCGCCACCAAGGGTGCCGTCGAGGCCATGACCCTGATCGTCGCGCGTGAGCTGCGCGGCCGGGACGTCACCGTCAACGCCGTGGCCCCCGGCCCGACCGCCACCGCCCTCTTCCTGGACGGCAAGGACGAGGAGACCATCGCGCGGATGGCGGCCCAGCCGCCGCTGGAGCGCCTCGGCACCCCCCGGGACATCGCCGACGTGGTGTCCTTCCTCGCCGGTCCCGCGGGCCGCTGGGTCAACGGCCAGGTGCTGCGGGCCAACGGCGGCATCGCGTAA
- a CDS encoding TetR/AcrR family transcriptional regulator, which translates to MSSTKARILEVAAELVANSPDGDVSTRAVCEAAGVGAPALYRHFGDKEGLLSAVVDHGYEKYLTTKRSRRPGTDPIQDLRDGWDTHTDFALRNPNLYRLMNSPAMRTPPAAALESHRILTADLRRAAEQGKLRLAPELAAQMIMSANVGVSLMLVSRQATFTDETLSRRIRDAVHAVVFTPEATGPETASAGEEEAKEEDVLPATATHLAALLRQTPRQDFTPGESALLGEWLDRLSNTTPE; encoded by the coding sequence GTGAGCAGTACGAAAGCGCGCATCCTCGAAGTGGCGGCCGAGCTGGTGGCGAACTCCCCCGACGGGGACGTCTCCACCCGGGCGGTCTGCGAGGCGGCGGGGGTCGGCGCCCCCGCCCTCTACCGCCACTTCGGGGACAAGGAGGGCCTGCTGTCGGCGGTGGTCGACCACGGGTACGAGAAGTACCTGACGACCAAGCGCAGCCGCAGGCCCGGCACGGATCCGATCCAGGACCTGCGCGACGGCTGGGACACCCACACGGACTTTGCCCTGCGCAACCCGAACCTGTACCGCCTCATGAACTCCCCGGCGATGCGCACGCCGCCGGCCGCCGCCCTGGAGTCCCACCGCATCCTCACCGCGGACCTCCGGCGCGCGGCCGAACAGGGCAAGCTGCGCCTGGCCCCCGAACTCGCCGCCCAGATGATCATGTCTGCCAACGTCGGCGTCTCCCTGATGCTGGTCTCCCGCCAGGCGACCTTCACGGACGAGACGCTCTCCCGGCGGATACGGGACGCGGTGCACGCGGTGGTCTTCACCCCGGAGGCGACGGGGCCGGAGACCGCGTCCGCCGGCGAGGAGGAAGCGAAAGAGGAAGACGTACTCCCCGCCACCGCCACCCACCTCGCCGCCCTCCTCCGCCAGACCCCGAGGCAGGACTTCACCCCGGGCGAGTCCGCCCTCCTGGGCGAGTGGCTGGACCGTCTCTCCAACACGACACCGGAATAG
- a CDS encoding bifunctional FO biosynthesis protein CofGH, with amino-acid sequence MTTTATSGTGPTENSMRRALKRARDGVALDVTEAAVLLQARGEALDDLAASAARVRDAGLEAAGRPGVITYSKSVFIPLTRLCRDKCHYCTFVTVPGKLRRAGHGMFMSPDEVLDVARRGAELGCKEALITLGDKPEDRWPEAREWLDAHGYDDTIAYVRAISIRILEETGLLPHLNPGVMSWTDFQRLKPVAPSMGMMLETTATRLWSEPGGPHHGSPDKEPAVRLRVLEDAGRSSVPFTSGLLIGIGETYEERAESLFALRRVSRSYHGIQELIIQNFRAKPDTAMRGMPDAELDELVATVAVARHIMGPAACLQAPPNLVDSEYGRLIGAGIDDWGGVSPLTIDHVNPERPWPQIEQLAEQSRAVGFELRERLCVYPEFVQRGEPWLDPRLLPHVRALADPETGLALEDAVVEGHPWQEPEEAFTASGRTDLHHTIDTEGRTGDRRDDFDLVYGDWEALREAAAPGMVPSRIDTDVRAALATAADDPTKLTDDEALALLHADGPALDALCRIADDVRKSAVGDDVTYIVTRNINFTNVCYTGCRFCAFAQRRTDADAYTLSLDQVADRAQQAWDLGAVEVCMQGGIHPDLPGTAYFDIAKAVKERVPGMHVHAFSPMEVVNGATRTGMSIREWLTAAKEAGLDTIPGTAAEILDDEVRWVLTKGKLPTATWIEVVTTAHELGIRSSSTMMYGHVDQPRHWLGHFRTLARIQQQTGGFTEFVTLPFIHTNAPVYLAGISRPGPTTRDNRAVVAMARLLLHPHIPNIQTSWVKLGTEGAAEMLRSGANDLGGTLMEETISRMAGSSYGSYKSVKDLVAVAEAAGRPAKPRTTLYGEVSEERQRAAEVSDGHLPELLPVLD; translated from the coding sequence ATGACGACCACCGCGACCTCCGGAACCGGCCCGACCGAGAACTCCATGCGTCGCGCCCTCAAACGCGCCCGTGACGGCGTCGCCCTCGACGTGACCGAGGCCGCGGTGCTGCTCCAGGCGCGCGGCGAGGCCCTCGACGACCTCGCCGCGTCCGCCGCCCGGGTGCGGGACGCGGGCCTGGAGGCGGCCGGCCGGCCCGGCGTCATCACGTACTCCAAGAGCGTCTTCATCCCGTTGACCCGGCTGTGCCGTGACAAGTGCCACTACTGCACCTTCGTCACCGTGCCGGGCAAGCTGCGCCGCGCCGGGCACGGGATGTTCATGTCGCCGGACGAGGTCCTCGACGTCGCCCGGCGCGGCGCGGAACTCGGCTGCAAGGAAGCCCTCATCACGCTCGGCGACAAGCCCGAGGACCGCTGGCCCGAGGCCCGGGAGTGGCTGGACGCGCACGGGTACGACGACACGATCGCGTATGTCCGTGCCATCTCCATCCGGATCCTGGAGGAGACGGGGCTGCTGCCTCACCTCAACCCGGGGGTGATGTCCTGGACCGACTTCCAGCGGCTCAAGCCCGTCGCGCCGAGCATGGGCATGATGCTGGAGACGACGGCGACGCGGCTGTGGAGCGAGCCCGGCGGTCCGCACCACGGGTCTCCGGACAAGGAGCCCGCCGTACGGCTGCGGGTCCTGGAGGACGCGGGGCGGTCGTCCGTTCCCTTCACCAGCGGGCTGCTGATCGGGATCGGGGAGACGTACGAGGAGCGTGCCGAGTCGCTGTTCGCGCTGCGCCGCGTGTCCCGGTCCTACCACGGCATCCAGGAACTGATCATCCAGAACTTCCGCGCCAAGCCGGACACGGCGATGCGCGGGATGCCGGACGCCGAACTGGACGAGCTGGTCGCCACGGTGGCCGTCGCCCGGCACATCATGGGACCGGCCGCCTGCCTCCAGGCCCCGCCGAACCTGGTGGACAGTGAGTACGGGCGGCTGATCGGCGCGGGGATCGACGACTGGGGCGGGGTCTCGCCGCTCACCATCGACCACGTCAACCCCGAGCGCCCCTGGCCGCAGATCGAGCAGCTGGCCGAGCAGTCGCGTGCCGTCGGCTTCGAACTGCGCGAGCGGCTGTGTGTGTACCCCGAGTTCGTGCAGCGCGGGGAGCCCTGGCTCGACCCGCGGCTGCTGCCGCACGTACGGGCGCTCGCGGACCCGGAGACGGGGCTCGCCCTCGAGGACGCCGTCGTCGAGGGGCACCCCTGGCAGGAGCCGGAGGAGGCCTTCACGGCGTCGGGGCGCACCGATCTGCACCACACCATCGACACCGAGGGGCGCACCGGCGACCGCCGGGACGACTTCGACCTCGTGTACGGCGACTGGGAGGCGCTGCGGGAGGCGGCGGCGCCCGGGATGGTGCCCTCCCGCATCGACACCGACGTACGGGCGGCTCTCGCGACCGCGGCCGACGACCCGACGAAGCTCACCGACGACGAGGCGCTCGCCCTGCTGCACGCGGACGGTCCGGCGCTCGACGCCCTCTGCCGGATCGCGGACGACGTGCGCAAGTCCGCCGTCGGCGACGACGTCACGTACATCGTCACCCGGAACATCAACTTCACCAACGTCTGCTACACCGGCTGCCGCTTCTGCGCCTTCGCCCAGCGCCGCACGGACGCCGACGCGTACACGCTGTCGCTGGACCAGGTGGCCGACCGCGCCCAGCAGGCCTGGGACCTGGGGGCCGTGGAAGTCTGCATGCAGGGCGGTATCCACCCGGACCTGCCGGGTACGGCGTACTTCGACATCGCGAAGGCGGTGAAGGAGCGCGTCCCCGGCATGCACGTGCACGCCTTCTCCCCGATGGAGGTCGTCAACGGCGCGACACGTACGGGGATGTCCATCCGTGAGTGGCTGACCGCCGCGAAGGAGGCGGGCCTCGACACCATCCCCGGCACTGCGGCGGAGATCCTCGACGACGAGGTCCGCTGGGTCCTGACGAAGGGCAAGCTGCCCACGGCGACCTGGATCGAGGTCGTCACGACCGCGCACGAGCTCGGCATCCGCTCCTCGTCCACGATGATGTACGGGCATGTGGACCAGCCCCGCCACTGGCTCGGCCACTTCCGGACCCTGGCCCGCATCCAGCAGCAGACCGGCGGCTTCACCGAGTTCGTGACGCTCCCGTTCATCCACACCAACGCGCCGGTGTACCTGGCGGGCATCTCCCGCCCGGGCCCGACCACCCGCGACAACCGAGCCGTGGTGGCCATGGCCCGCCTCCTGCTCCACCCGCACATCCCCAACATCCAGACCAGCTGGGTGAAGCTGGGCACCGAGGGCGCGGCGGAGATGCTCCGCTCCGGCGCCAACGACCTCGGCGGCACGCTGATGGAGGAGACCATCTCCCGGATGGCGGGCTCCTCGTACGGCTCGTACAAGTCCGTCAAGGACCTCGTCGCCGTCGCGGAGGCGGCCGGGCGTCCGGCGAAGCCGCGGACGACCCTGTACGGGGAGGTCTCCGAGGAACGGCAGCGAGCGGCGGAGGTGTCGGACGGGCACCTGCCGGAGCTGCTGCCGGTCCTGGATTGA
- a CDS encoding alpha/beta fold hydrolase, producing the protein MPTFTAPDGTRLAYRLMGGGNGGGGDPVLCVPGGPTDSRYLGDLGGLSAHRRLAVLDLRGTGRSALPHDIAGYRCDRLVDDVEALRAHLGPARLDLLGHSAGANVVTQYAARYPERVGRLALIGPGTRAVGIEVTGEARRALARLREDEPWFPAAFGALEAIGAGTGSDWEAIAPFFWGRWDAAARRHHTAARPRNAEAVALFAAEGAFDPPATRAALAVCRAPALLLTGEFDLNSPPGATAEFAGLFPDARLVVQPGAGHYPWLDDAGRFVATVAAFLG; encoded by the coding sequence ATGCCCACCTTCACCGCACCTGATGGAACCCGCCTCGCCTACCGCCTGATGGGAGGCGGGAACGGGGGCGGCGGCGATCCGGTCCTCTGTGTCCCCGGCGGCCCCACGGACTCCCGCTACCTCGGTGACCTCGGAGGCCTCTCCGCCCACCGTCGGCTGGCCGTCCTGGACCTGCGCGGTACCGGCCGGTCCGCGCTCCCGCACGACATCGCCGGCTACCGCTGCGACCGCCTGGTCGACGACGTCGAGGCGTTGCGCGCGCACCTCGGGCCGGCCCGGCTCGACCTGCTCGGCCACTCCGCCGGAGCGAACGTCGTGACGCAGTACGCGGCCCGGTATCCGGAGCGCGTCGGCAGGCTCGCCCTGATCGGCCCCGGCACCCGGGCCGTCGGCATCGAGGTCACGGGGGAGGCGCGGCGCGCACTCGCGCGGCTCAGAGAGGACGAGCCCTGGTTCCCGGCGGCGTTCGGGGCCCTGGAGGCGATCGGCGCCGGAACGGGCAGCGACTGGGAGGCCATCGCCCCCTTCTTCTGGGGCCGCTGGGACGCCGCGGCGCGCCGGCACCATACGGCGGCCCGGCCGCGCAACGCGGAAGCCGTGGCCCTCTTCGCGGCCGAGGGTGCCTTCGACCCGCCCGCCACCCGCGCCGCGCTCGCCGTCTGCCGGGCCCCCGCCCTGCTGCTCACCGGGGAGTTCGACCTGAACAGCCCGCCCGGGGCGACGGCCGAGTTCGCGGGGCTGTTCCCCGACGCGCGACTCGTCGTGCAGCCGGGGGCCGGTCATTACCCCTGGCTCGACGACGCCGGGCGGTTCGTGGCGACCGTAGCGGCGTTTCTGGGCTGA
- a CDS encoding CehA/McbA family metallohydrolase, producing MCEDDHGIESFDGIGRRALFVTGAAAALTLGSVTFASGSEATDRTETRTVSGTLPTGSPDFVYLPVEVPRGVREIHVAYTYEKPSVPAGTAGNALDIGLFDERGTALGGEGFRGWSGGARTEFFVRADDATPGYIPGRIHPGTWHIALGPYTVAPQGLPYEVTITLTYGEQDATPVPAYPPSRAKGRGRAWYRGDCHLHSWYSDGRRTPAEIAALARAAGLDFINTSDHNTHSSHPHWADQAGPHPDGELLILLGEEITTRNGHVVALGTDPATFVDWRYRARDNRFGRFARQIRRAGGLVVPAHPHATCVGCGWKFGFGEADAVEVWNGPYTPDDEVTLADWDNTLVAAVRSGTPDRSWLPAMGNSDAHRDPDPVGSPQTVVLADDLTREAIQEGLRAGRSYVAESKVVSLSFTATGSKGEHAGIGERLRVAPDTPVTVRLEATGAPRCTVRFVTDQGVLFTSAPLPVSGSGTVEWNTTAQYAAYVRAELRHETAAGPVPGALAAFTNPIFLGA from the coding sequence ATGTGCGAGGACGACCACGGCATCGAGAGTTTCGACGGAATCGGCAGACGCGCGCTGTTCGTGACGGGGGCGGCGGCCGCCCTTACGTTGGGAAGCGTGACCTTCGCGAGCGGCTCCGAGGCGACCGACCGTACCGAGACCCGTACGGTGTCCGGCACCCTGCCCACCGGTTCACCGGACTTCGTGTACCTCCCGGTGGAGGTCCCGCGCGGCGTGCGGGAGATCCACGTCGCGTACACCTACGAGAAACCGTCCGTCCCGGCCGGCACCGCGGGCAACGCGCTCGACATCGGCCTCTTCGACGAGCGCGGCACGGCACTGGGCGGCGAGGGCTTCCGCGGCTGGTCGGGCGGCGCGCGCACCGAGTTCTTCGTCCGCGCGGACGACGCGACGCCGGGCTACATCCCCGGCCGGATCCACCCCGGCACCTGGCACATCGCGCTGGGCCCCTACACGGTGGCGCCGCAGGGCCTGCCGTACGAGGTCACGATCACGCTGACGTACGGGGAGCAGGACGCCACCCCGGTCCCGGCGTACCCGCCGTCCCGTGCGAAGGGCCGGGGCCGCGCCTGGTACCGGGGTGACTGCCACCTCCACTCCTGGTACTCGGACGGCCGCCGCACCCCCGCGGAGATCGCCGCGCTGGCGCGCGCCGCGGGCCTGGACTTCATCAACACCTCGGACCACAACACGCACTCCTCGCACCCCCACTGGGCGGACCAGGCGGGCCCCCATCCCGACGGCGAACTGCTGATCCTGCTGGGCGAGGAGATCACGACCCGCAACGGTCACGTGGTGGCCCTCGGCACGGACCCCGCCACGTTCGTCGACTGGCGCTACCGGGCCCGCGACAACCGTTTCGGCCGTTTCGCCCGTCAGATCCGTCGCGCGGGCGGCCTCGTCGTCCCCGCCCACCCCCACGCCACCTGTGTCGGCTGCGGCTGGAAGTTCGGCTTCGGGGAGGCGGACGCGGTGGAGGTGTGGAACGGCCCGTACACCCCCGACGACGAGGTGACCCTCGCGGACTGGGACAACACACTGGTGGCGGCCGTACGTTCGGGCACCCCCGACCGCTCCTGGCTCCCGGCGATGGGCAACAGCGACGCCCACCGCGACCCCGATCCGGTCGGCAGCCCGCAGACGGTCGTCCTCGCCGACGACCTGACCCGCGAGGCCATCCAGGAGGGCCTGCGCGCGGGCCGCTCCTACGTGGCGGAGTCGAAGGTGGTGTCGCTGTCCTTCACGGCGACAGGCTCGAAGGGCGAGCACGCCGGGATCGGCGAGCGCCTGCGGGTCGCCCCCGACACCCCGGTCACCGTCCGCCTGGAGGCCACCGGCGCCCCCCGTTGCACGGTCCGCTTCGTCACCGACCAGGGAGTTCTTTTCACGAGCGCCCCCTTGCCCGTCTCGGGTTCCGGGACGGTGGAGTGGAACACGACGGCGCAGTACGCGGCCTACGTACGGGCGGAGTTGCGCCACGAGACGGCGGCGGGGCCGGTGCCGGGGGCGTTGGCCGCGTTCACGAACCCGATTTTCCTGGGGGCTTGA